The Aggregatilinea lenta genome includes a region encoding these proteins:
- a CDS encoding cytochrome c biogenesis protein/redoxin — protein MESSDVTIGLAFLAGLISFVSPCVLPLVPAYVGYMGGRVTRQAQGETTGPSLDQRFGTLVHGLFFVLGFTLFFVLFGLLTTAAVSSLTSLGVTEGDVRDGLARVGGATIILFGLHVSGLLMRILNGLQVRAARLDRNPYANLISALIIVAFIGITWWLFVESWFLTLVVVLVLLQFFHAALKADTPGQFWSRIAERLQVTLYADTRRLNQPKAQASYMNSLFMGVVFSAGWTPCIGPIYGAVLITAAAGGLESILRAGPLMLAYSLGLGIPFLLTALALNQSQSLFRRLQRNTRTIEAVSGAFLVLIGVVVFTGQLQRLSTYGSGNSSFADLSVNLENCALGVVQGDIQPGNLLSCIGDGTKESFYIAASRDVTAMDTGTDVTAAPAAPEIDAEDVPTGLEVGQRAPDFTTETVDGDTVSLSDYRGKVVLVNFWATWCGPCRSEMPYFQTLYELHDPNFVVLGVDNQESADTITDFADDVGISFPLLLDEDGAINGDIYGDRVLGYPTSFLIDQNGVIAAYYVGEMNFSMLTQDLKDTLTS, from the coding sequence GTGGAATCTTCGGACGTAACTATCGGTCTGGCTTTCCTGGCAGGGCTTATCTCATTCGTCTCGCCGTGCGTACTGCCGCTGGTACCCGCATACGTGGGCTACATGGGTGGGCGCGTCACCCGGCAGGCCCAGGGAGAAACGACTGGTCCCTCGCTCGATCAACGCTTCGGGACGCTGGTGCACGGCCTGTTCTTCGTGCTTGGGTTCACCCTCTTCTTCGTGCTGTTCGGGCTGCTGACCACGGCGGCGGTGTCGTCGCTGACCTCGCTCGGTGTGACCGAAGGCGACGTACGCGACGGCCTGGCGCGCGTCGGCGGCGCGACGATCATCCTGTTCGGGCTGCATGTAAGCGGCCTGCTGATGCGCATCCTCAATGGGCTTCAGGTCCGCGCCGCCCGGCTCGACCGCAATCCCTACGCCAACCTGATTTCAGCGCTGATCATCGTCGCGTTCATCGGCATCACGTGGTGGCTGTTTGTCGAGTCGTGGTTCCTGACGCTGGTGGTTGTGCTGGTGCTGCTCCAATTCTTCCACGCCGCGCTCAAAGCCGACACGCCCGGCCAGTTCTGGTCGCGCATCGCCGAGCGGCTCCAGGTGACCCTGTACGCCGACACGCGCCGCCTGAACCAACCCAAGGCCCAGGCCAGCTACATGAACTCGCTGTTCATGGGCGTCGTGTTCTCGGCGGGCTGGACGCCGTGCATCGGACCAATCTACGGCGCGGTGCTCATCACGGCGGCGGCAGGCGGCCTGGAGTCGATCCTCCGGGCCGGGCCGCTGATGCTCGCCTATTCGCTGGGCTTGGGCATTCCGTTCCTGCTCACGGCGCTGGCACTCAACCAGTCGCAGAGCCTGTTCCGCCGCTTGCAGCGCAATACCCGCACCATCGAGGCAGTCAGCGGCGCATTCCTGGTGCTGATCGGCGTGGTCGTGTTCACCGGGCAGCTACAGCGCCTCTCGACCTATGGCAGCGGCAACAGCTCGTTTGCAGATCTGTCGGTCAACCTGGAAAACTGCGCGCTGGGCGTCGTGCAGGGAGATATCCAGCCGGGCAACCTGCTGTCCTGCATCGGTGACGGCACCAAAGAGAGCTTTTATATCGCCGCCTCGCGTGACGTGACCGCGATGGATACCGGCACCGACGTCACTGCCGCCCCGGCAGCCCCTGAGATCGACGCTGAGGATGTGCCGACCGGACTTGAAGTCGGACAGCGCGCGCCGGACTTCACTACCGAGACGGTGGACGGTGATACCGTCTCCCTGTCCGATTATCGGGGCAAGGTCGTACTGGTCAATTTCTGGGCGACGTGGTGCGGACCGTGCCGCAGCGAAATGCCCTACTTCCAGACCCTCTACGAACTCCATGACCCGAACTTCGTCGTGTTGGGCGTCGACAACCAGGAAAGCGCGGACACCATCACCGACTTCGCCGATGACGTGGGCATCTCGTTCCCGCTGCTGCTGGACGAGGACGGCGCGATCAACGGCGATATATATGGCGACCGCGTCCTGGGCTACCCCACCAGTTTCCTGATTGACCAGAACGGCGTAATCGCAGCCTACTACGTGGGCGAAATGAACTTCTCCATGCTCACGCAGGATCTGAAGGACACCCTGACCAGCTAA